CTGGCTCAAAGGGGTCCTCCTCCTCCTGCACGGCTCCCGTCTCCTCCGGGGCAAGGGGGTGGTCCGGCTCCGGGAGGCCCCCAAGCCCTTGGTCTTCCACCTGGAGCTGGGTTTTGCCGAGGCCAGGGACGGCCTGAACCACCTGGTCTTCATCGGAGAGGGGCTGGACCGCAGGAGCCTAGACGAAGGGGCCAGGCGGG
This genomic stretch from Thermus aquaticus harbors:
- a CDS encoding GTP-binding protein; this translates as MEEVLFPPRSLRILHPGVHLHAHARVVVLPGEASLGDLEAWLKGVLLLLHGSRLLRGKGVVRLREAPKPLVFHLELGFAEARDGLNHLVFIGEGLDRRSLDEGARR